The following are encoded in a window of Propionispora vibrioides genomic DNA:
- the clpP gene encoding ATP-dependent Clp endopeptidase proteolytic subunit ClpP translates to MSFVPIVVEQSNRGERAYDIYSRLLKDRIIFLGGPIDDQVANLIIAQLLFLESEDPDKDIHLYINSPGGVVTAGLAIYDTMQYIKPDVSTICLGSAASMGALLLSAGAKGKRFALPYARIMIHQPLGGAQGQATDIEIHAREILRLRETLNGILVHHTGQPLEKIGQDTERDFFMSSEQAKAYGLIDSVITREARHK, encoded by the coding sequence ATGAGTTTCGTTCCAATTGTTGTTGAACAGTCTAATCGTGGTGAACGAGCCTACGATATTTATTCCAGACTGTTGAAAGACCGTATTATTTTTCTGGGCGGTCCGATTGACGACCAAGTTGCCAATTTGATTATTGCTCAGCTATTGTTTTTGGAATCGGAAGATCCGGATAAAGATATTCATCTGTACATCAACAGCCCCGGCGGTGTGGTTACAGCCGGCCTGGCTATTTATGACACCATGCAGTATATTAAACCGGATGTTTCCACTATTTGTTTAGGCTCGGCCGCCAGCATGGGAGCGTTGCTCCTAAGTGCCGGTGCGAAAGGAAAGCGGTTTGCGCTGCCTTACGCCCGCATTATGATTCATCAGCCCCTGGGCGGTGCGCAAGGTCAGGCTACCGATATTGAAATTCACGCCCGTGAAATTTTGCGTTTACGGGAAACCCTGAATGGGATACTGGTGCACCATACTGGCCAGCCGTTAGAAAAGATTGGGCAGGATACTGAGCGTGATTTCTTTATGTCCAGTGAACAGGCAAAA